From the Macaca nemestrina isolate mMacNem1 chromosome 7, mMacNem.hap1, whole genome shotgun sequence genome, one window contains:
- the SELENOS gene encoding selenoprotein S: MEREEDSLSARPALETEGLRFLHVTVGSLLASYGWYIVFSCILLYVVFQKLSARLRALRQRQLERAAASVEPDVVVKRQEALAAARLKMQEELNAQVEKHKEKLKQLEEEKRRQKIEMWDSMQEGKSYKGNAKKPQEEDSPGPSTSSVVVKRKSDRKPLRGGGYNPLSGEGGGSCSWRPGRRGPSSGG, encoded by the exons ATGGAGCGGGAAGAGGATTCCTTGTCCGCGCGGCCGGCCCTGGAGACCGAGGGACTGCGCTTCCTGCACGTCACGG tgggCTCTTTGCTGGCCAGCTATGGCTGGTACATCGTCTTCAGCTGCATCCTTCTCTACGTGGTCTTTCAGAAGCTTTCCGCCCGGCTGAGAGCCTTGAGGCAGAGGCAGCTGGAGCGAGCTGCGGCTTCTGTGG AACCTGATGTTGTTGTTAAACGACAAGAAGCTTTAGCAGCTGCTCGATTGAAAATGCAAGAAGAACTAAATGCGCAAGTTGAAAAGCATAAGGAAAAACTGAAACAG cttgaagaagaaaaaaggagacagAAGATTGAAATGTGGGACAGCATGCAAGAAGGAAAAAGTTACAAAGGAAATGCAAAGAAGCCTCAG GAGGAAGACAGTCCTGGGCCTTCCACTTCATCTGTCGTCGTGAAACGGAAATCGGACAGAAAGCCATTGCGGGGAGGTG GTTATAACCCTTTGTCTGGTGAAGGAGGTGGAAGCTGCTCCTGGAGACCTGGACGCAGAGGCCCATCATCTGGCGGATGA